The Vibrio bathopelagicus genomic sequence GTAATTAATCCAATCATAGCCAACCTTGCTTCTTTAAGAATTTGATTGTGTAAGCCGCTACCACCGCACCAACAACGGTGACGGCGATTCGTTTCGCGTCACCTTTGTTCATCATCGGTAAACAGCCTTATCCAGTTCGATGTGTGGACCATCTTTAAAAGACTTCCAATCACCACCCCACTTGATAGGCACACCCAATTCACGAGCGGCCTGTTTAAACGCCCAACTTACTTGCTCGTAATAGCTAAAGCCCCAAGTCACTTTCCCGTTTTCGTCATAAACAACAAAATCGATGGCATGGCCTGTTTGGTGTCGACTCTTACGAGAATAACCGTCCAGTTGGCTTGCACCTTTTTTGAATAGAACGTTTTGTTCTTCCGCTGTACGTTTGCCAGAGGTGATACCAAAATCAAACGGTGAAAGCTGAATAGCGCGATGAACCACGGCTTTTAAATCTCGGTGAACCCCACCCATTCGAGCTTCACTACGTGCTGATAGCACCCATTTAGAAACGGTTTCTTTTTTCATAAGTAATAGCCCTCCAACGGCTAAACAGACGCTTGCGGCAATGATGGTTTTTGAGGCCATACCACATCTTCCGGATTGCTGTAGGTTTGAGGGATATCGCGTAGAGCTTGGCGATACTGTCGGAATGGCGCTTCACTGAAACCTGCATCAATAGCAGCTTCTAAAAGTGTGTCTGCAACTTTTAGCTTACCTTCTCGTATTGCGCGAATTTCAGTCCAACGCGAAGCTAAAACTAAGTCATTGTCTGCTATATCGTGAGTAATAATTTCCATGGTTATTTGCTCCAGTTTACAGGGCTATCATTGAACACATTTACAGGTGGGCGGGCGCAACTCGCGTCATACTCTGCGTCGACTCGAAATACTCGGGTCGAGCCAGCTTGGTGTCGCGTATCTGCTTTAACTGTCAGTCGAGCGATTCCTGAATCTCTTCCTTGCCCAATATCTCGTAGGCTAATCGGAATAATCTGCCCTTCCATATCCTTGGTAATTAGAACTTCACGGTCACCGCTTGGCTGAGAAATGAATAAACAAATACCTTCGCGCCCAGTTGTCTTCTTTACTTCAAGAACACCGGAGACGGAGTCATAAGCACACGTTCCTGTGAAAACGAAATGGTCTAAGTAGCTGCTAGAAGCCATACCTCGGTGCGTCTGATAAAACTCGATTCGAAAAGAGTTGCCATATTTACCAAACCCGCCGTTTGCAACAAATTCAATCAAATTAAAGTAAGATGTAGGTATGGTTGGGTCAGCTACATTAGGGTGACTAGGGTCTAAGTTCGCTCCTTTTTTATAACCACCATTCGCAACGGTATGCCTCAGTGAATAGACCTTTTTTCCGCCAACGTTATAAACGTTAACCCCATTAATCACTTCCATAACAGCTTTGGTAACTGCGTTCATCTGACCTTGATAGCCAGAAAGCTTACTGTTGAATGAATTTGTAAAGCCTGCGACTTTTCCATCAAACACATTTACGAAGCTTGTAATTTTGCTATCAAACTGCGTTTGCATGGTTCGAATAGCACCGCCCTTGATGCTATCTAGTAGGTTTCGGGCTTCGGTCACCAGTTGCCCGATTGCCGTAAAATCACTCA encodes the following:
- a CDS encoding M15 family metallopeptidase; this translates as MKKETVSKWVLSARSEARMGGVHRDLKAVVHRAIQLSPFDFGITSGKRTAEEQNVLFKKGASQLDGYSRKSRHQTGHAIDFVVYDENGKVTWGFSYYEQVSWAFKQAARELGVPIKWGGDWKSFKDGPHIELDKAVYR
- a CDS encoding phage tail assembly chaperone, which encodes MEIITHDIADNDLVLASRWTEIRAIREGKLKVADTLLEAAIDAGFSEAPFRQYRQALRDIPQTYSNPEDVVWPQKPSLPQASV